A genomic window from Astatotilapia calliptera chromosome 12, fAstCal1.2, whole genome shotgun sequence includes:
- the LOC113032928 gene encoding heat shock protein beta-1: MSEQVKADTSCGEYSRGAPWYPLRKWWHLSQLFSQDAGLPSFLESGDARWMDVDWLQRSLAACSWPGYIPAPLFVPYISGSMHHPSQTISKWRVIMDVAHFTPSEISLSIRDGFLEVRGKHEERPDEHGFIARCFTRKYRLPVEMDATKISSTFSVDGFLNVEAPVPETSVPATIPIPIKVIVEDNGELEVKDEKEEESGRAPDHPEFASSEDHGEGCSLEVHRDQAQPEGATVGLQQHDERMKTEEETHEKPAGDSPSSVPEGDESTDGLQDSSTKPETVESQEGPDTDTSSITQPGEQVQSQQLEAANIQQEITE, translated from the exons ATGAGCGAACAGGTCAAAGCAGACACATCGTGTGGGGAGTACAGCAGGGGTGCCCCTTGGTACCCCTTGAGAAAGTGGTGGCATTTGAGCCAGCTTTTCAGTCAGGATGCTGGCCTGCCATCTTTCCTGGAGTCAGGGGATGCTCGCTGGATGGATGTGGACTGGTTGCAGAGGAGTTTGGCAGCCTGCTCCTGGCCAGGGTACATACCCGCTCCGCTGTTTGTGCCCTACATCTCTGGGTCGATGCATCATCCAAGCCAGACGATTAGTAAGTGGAGGGTCATCATGGATGTGGCTCACTTCACCCCCTCAGAGATTTCTCTCAGCATCAGAGATGGATTCCTGGAAGTCAGAG GGAAGCACGAGGAGAGGCCAGACGAGCATGGATTCATTGCCAGATGTTTTACAAGGAAGTACAG GCTCCCAGTGGAGATGGATGCTACCAAAATCTCATCCACATTTTCTGTGGATGGTTTTCTGAACGTGGAAGCTCCAGTTCCCGAAACTTCTGTCCCTGCTACAATCCCCATTCCCATAAAG GTGATAGTAGAGGATAATGGAGAACTGGAGGTAAAAgatgagaaagaagaagagagcgGGAGAGCACCAGACCACCCAGAGTTTGCTTCCTCAGAGGATCACGGGGAAGGCTGTTCATTAGAAGTCCATAGAGATCAGGCCCAACCTGAAGGTGCCACAGTCGGGCTTCAGCAGCATGATGAGAGGATGAAAACAGAAGAGGAGACCCATGAAAAGCCAGCTGGAGATTCCCCCTCCTCAGTGCCTGAAGGTGACGAAAGCACAGACGGCCTTCAAGATTCTTCTACAAAGCCAGAAACAGTGGAAAGCCAAGAAGGCCCAGACACAGACACATCTAGCATAACTCAGCCTGGGGAACAGGTCCAGAGCCAGCAATTGGAAGCAGCAAATATACAGCAAGAGatcactgaataa
- the hspb8 gene encoding heat shock protein beta-8 produces the protein MAEGDFYTTGNRQRFPRDPFGESPFIDQSPFRDQSPFRDQLASRFMEDEFGMPPFPDDLSMDWPGWARPGRLSTRLSSSPFSSSLRTGFPPRQTTGGPQLYTSRYGEPSSRSSPTTTCGEPWKVCVNVHSFKPEELHVKTRDGFVEVSGKHEEKQEEGGIVTKNFTKKIQIPTDVDPLTVFASLSPEGVLIIEARQTPPYYLFSDEGSQGGEKQEVEASKPQMAPMV, from the exons ATGGCAGAGGGAGACTTTTACACGACGGGAAACCGACAGAGGTTTCCCAGAGATCCATTTGGAGAATCGCCATTCATTGATCAGTCTCCATTCAGAGACCAGTCTCCTTTCAGGGATCAGTTAGCGTCTCGGTTTATGGAAGATGAATTTGGGATGCCACCTTTCCCCGATGATCTGTCGATGGACTGGCCGGGGTGGGCTCGTCCGGGCCGGCTAAGCACGCGTCTCAGCTCCTCGCCCTTTAGCAGCAGTTTACGCACAGGTTTTCCCCCGCGTCAGACCACGGGAGGCCCCCAGCTGTATACCAGCAGATACGGCGAGCCCTCCTCCCGGAGTTCACCCACCACTACTTGTGGGGAACCCTGGAAAGTCTGCGTGAACGTCCACAGCTTCAAACCAGAAGAGTTGCACGTAAAAACGAGAGACGGATTTGTAGAAGTGTCAG GAAAGCACgaagagaaacaggaagaagGTGGAATAGTGACAAAGAATTTCACAAAGAAGATACA GATCCCCACAGACGTGGACCCCCTGACAGTCTTCGCCTCTTTGTCTCCTGAGGGCGTCCTCATCATCGAAGCTCGGCAGACACCTCCATATTACCTTTTCAGCGACGAGGGATCCCAAGGTGGTGAAAAGCAGGAGGTGGAAGCCTCCAAGCCCCAGATGGCTCCTATGGTCTAA